ATGGGACAAGGACTATTGTTTATGCCCGATTTGTACCGATTGTCAGGACCTTTGCACCATTTGTGGCGGGCATTGGCCGAATGCCCTATACAACCTTCGGAAAATATAATATACTTGGGGGCATATTATGGGTTTCGTTATTTATTTTGGCTGGCTATTATTTTGGACAAATACCATTTTTTAAGCATAATTTTTCCCTTGTTATTTTGGCGGTTATCTGTATTAGCTTAATACCCATGTTTATACAGTTTTTTTCGCAGACAAAAACAAAAAAAGATTAAACGTTACATACTAAATACAGTCTTTTAAGGTTAAAGGTTTGATACGAAATATCCCTATCAAAAAGTACAAATAATGCAGTTAGATATAGTTTGTACTTGATAAGAGCAAAGGGGAGACGATAGTTTGGATATCTCGTAAACTCACTCAAGAAGATATTATTTACGTATGAACTATTTGGTTTTAGCATTTACCCTGCTTTTTACACAGTCTATTTTTGCCCAACGTATCGTTGTCGATCATCACCAGGCGACCGAGGCCTATGAATTACTGAACAAAATCCGTACAAATCCAGAACGGTATAAGAAAGAACTGAAGCTCTTCAACCTGCAGAAGATTAAACGGACCAAACTCAATTGGAATAAGGAGTTGGCGGAGGTTGCAGTTTATCGTGCAAAAGATATGGCCAAGCGCTCCTATTTTGACCATGTTTCACCTGAGGGTTATGGGCCTAATTATTTCATTGACGAGGCGGGGTATAAACTTAACCCGGCATGGCTGTCCAAACGGAATGCAAACAATTTTGAGTCCATTGCGGCCAACCGATCTAGTGCTACAGCTGCCATTAAGGCTCTAATTATTGGAAAGGAAGCTCCGGGTTATCATCATCGCACACATTTACTGGGCATGGATCAGTGGAATGCTTCGCTATACGATATCGGCATTGGTTACGTCGAATGTAAAGGCGCCAAACCTTATGAAAGTTATTTAGTTGTTATCATTGCCAAGCACGACTGGTAAATAAGTGAAAGGTAATTTGGGGAGTATCAGCAATTAATCGACGCAGGGTATTCAATTTTTACCGAAAAGTCATACCTTTGCATATGATAAAATCCATGACAGGATATGGCACGGCTTCCGCTGATAACGGTAAAGTTAAATATAGTGTCGAAATAAAGTCCTTAAATTCAAAATTCCTTGAATTAAATCTTCGCTTGCCCAAAGTTGTTTCGGACAAAGAATTGACCCTGCGCACTGAGAGCAGTAAACTTATTGAACGTGGTAAAGTTAACATGAATGTAACGGTTGAATACACGGATCAAACAGCGAAGGCATCTTCTATTAATGCTGATTTACTCAAAAAATATTACAGTCAATTGCAGCAGATCGCATTGGAACTTAACGATACCAATGTCAATCTGTTTGAACTGGCGTTAAATATGCCTGAAGTGATTACCAACAATGATGATTCGGTTGATGACGAAGAATCCAAAGTATTGATGGATGCTTTCTATGATGCGGTCAAACGTTTTAATATATTTCGTGAAGATGAGGGCAATGTGCTCGCAGGAGATTTAAAAAAGCGCGCAGAGCTTATTTTAACTTATCTTGGAGAAGTAGAGGCCTTAGAAGTAGAACGTATTCCTTTGATCAGACAGCGTATTGAACAGTTTTTAAATGATACGGTGGGTAAAGATAATGTGGATCAAAACCGATTTGAACAGGAGCTGGTTTACTACATTGACAAATTGGATGTGACCGAAGAAAAAGTCCGATTGCGTGCCCATTGCAATTACTTTTTAAAGGCTTTTGATTCCGCGGATTCAAATGGGAAGAAACTGGGATTTATTTCACAAGAAATGGGGCGGGAGATCAATACCCTAGGCTCCAAAGCCAACCATGCTGGCATTCAACAGATTGTGGTCAGAATGAAAGAAGAATTGGAAAAAATAAAAGAGCAATTGCTCAACGTATTATAAGAATGAGCGGTAAATTAATTATATTCTCGGCACCATCTGGAGCGGGAAAAACAACAATAGTAAGAGATCTTTTAAGTAAACACGGTGATAAGATTGAGTTTTCCATCTCAGCAAGTACACGTGATCCAAGAGGGCAGGAGGTGAACGGAAAAGACTACTATTTTATGTCGAAAGAAGAATTTTTACATAAGGTAGCAAAACAGGAGTTTATCGAATTTGAAGAAGTATATTCAGGGACTTTCTATGGTACTTTGCGTTCAGAAATCGAACGTATTTGGAAAGAAGGTAAACATGTTATTTTTGACATCGACGTTGTCGGTGGGTTACGTTTGAAGTCAAAATTTCCAGAACAGGCAATTTCTATTTTCGTACAACCACCTTCTTTGGAGGTGCTTAAGGAGCGTTTAACAGGACGTGGAACGGATTCAGAAGAAAAGCTGAAAGAGCGTTTTGCCAAGGCAGAACTGGAACTTACCTATGCCAATAAATTTGATGTCATATTGAACAATTTTGATTTAGCTACAGCATGTGCCGAAGCTGAAAAAATTGTCATGGGATTTATCAATAAATAAGTTCATGCGAAAGATTGGTTTGTTTTTTGGTTCTTTTAATCCGGTGCACGTAGGACATCTGATTATAGCCAACTATATGGCCAATTTTACGGGGCTGGATGAAGTTTGGTTTGTGGTCTCGCCACAGAATCCATTTAAAAAGAAATCCACATTAGCAGATCCTTATGACCGTTTGGAAATGCTGAATCTGGCCTTGGAAGACTGTGATCATTTGAAGGTAAGTGACATTGAATTCCATTTGCCCATACCATCGTATACCATCGATACCTTAACGCATCTAAGCGAGAAATATCCAAACCGGGAATTTGTGCTACTCATGGGACAAGACAATTTGGAATCGCTGGAGAAGTGGAAAAATGCAGATATTATCTTGCGTGATTACAATATCTATGTTTATCCAAGACCGGGGTTCGATAATGAAAAATTTAAAGATCATCCTGCAATCACCGTCACAGACACTCCGCTAATGGAATTATCCTCTACCTTTTTGCGAAATGCAATCAAGGAAAAAAAGAATATTCAATTCTTTACCCCTAAAAAGGTGATTGAATTTATCGATAAGAAAGGTTTATACTCTTGATATAGACAGAAATAAACAAAGCATAATGTCCCCAGGTTTTATTAAATCCGGGGATTTTTGTTTGTAGGCATCTCAAGAAAATATTAAGGAATAATTTTTGCAGGAATAATATTTCACTTTTAAGCTCAAATAAGGCGATCGTTAATGAATAATTAAAATAGCCTGGACCGAAAAGCAATCATTCGTGAGAACCTGTTTTTTTAGCCTATCAGGTTTGTTTGGATAACAGCATGAGTATTTAGTTTAGTTCTGGGATTGTTGGGAAGGTTTATGATAGAGAAAAATATATTAATTCGTATACTATGAGAAAGCTCGTTTTATTGATTATGTGTTTCGTGTATTGGGGGACCGGTTTTGCACAGACGGATAGTGCGGATGACAATAGTCTTTTTATGGATCCTGCCGTTATTGAGCTGCGGAGCAAAATGACCATACCACCTTACGGTTTGGATAAAGTAAAAGCATTAATTTCAAAAATAATCCCTGAAGAAGATAAGGAAACGACAGATGCGGGAATAAATGCGATTTCAGCCGTTGATTTTAAAAAGCTAACGCTGCGTGAAAAGTTCACCTATACCATGATTCATGCCGAGCTATATGCGCAAAATTGTGCTATACCCGAGTATCAGACGCAGATCGACAAAAAAATATTTGCTACATTATTGGACGGCTTTAATGAATCCTCGTGGTCGCAAAGACAGACTGATTTTTTGCAGGAAAATAGGGATTCAGTGATGAAGCTTATTCAGGAATCTGTTGTCCGGAGCAAACGGATGGGGGTAAATTATAAGCATGCCATAGTGGAGATTAATGGCTGGCAGATGATCCCTTTTATTGTTGATTATGCCAAGAAAACACCACAAGATAAAGATGCATTGACGTTGCTGTTATTACTGATGAAACGGGGTGAATACAGTGAATTTATAAAATCCAGTTCATTTAAAAAGTTGTATGGAGAGGACAGTAATTATTATTCGTTTCTAAATTACAACAAAGAAAATGAGGCGCTGATCTTTAGTCGGGCGCTTAAATATTACGATGAGAAAAAAAGCAAGTAGTGCAGTTGGATTTTTAGTATTCGAAACTTCAAATTTGTATTATAACAAACGGCAAGGAGAATGAGGAAACTACTCTATTTGATAGGATTGATTGTTTTACATCTCCAATGTGAAGCCCAAGCTGGAAACTATATCCAAATTCCAGCCGGAGACTATCATTTGGGCGATACAGCAAGCTTAGATAATCCCAAAAGAACAGTACATATCGAATCGTTCTGGATCTCGAGATTTGAGCTGACGAATGCCGAATTTGAAAAATTTGTTCAGGCAACGGGCTACAGGACATTAGCAGAACGCTACCATAATGCCATGGTCTTTGAGCCTGGCCTGGCGGAGTTTCGCTGGTTGCAGGATAGTACGGCCTATTGGCGCTTTCCGAATGGTGTAAGTCGTGGCGGAATTACGGCAAAGATGGACCACCCAGTTACCTGTATCTCTTACAAAGATGTACTGGCCTATTGTACATGGGCAAATTGTAGATTGCCATCTTTTGATGAGTGGGAGGTGGCAGCTAGAGCCGGAAGCGAAGGCTATTATTTTGAAGGTTTCAGTAAAGAGAATATGGGCGATTATGCAAATGTATGGCATGGAAGAGATCATTTGAAAGCTGATTATTCCGATGGTTATCTCTATACTTCTCCGGTCGGAAAATTCAAATCCAATCCATGGGGACTGTATGATATCTTTGGCAATGTATTTGAATTTTGCACCGGAAAGCTCGAAAGGGATGGCAACCGCTCTATTGCACATGCCCGTGGAGGCTCCTGGTGGTGTAGTAAAAATAGCTGCGCCGCTTTCAATGCAGTGTACATCGGTTCTGTGAGTCCCAATGCCTCTTTTAGTAATTTGGGGTTTAGAATTGTAAAAAAAGCCTTTACTCCTGAGAATAAAGACTTTTAAAACAAACTCATCGTAAAGATTGATTTTCTATCTGCCCATCCAGCCACCATCGACTGTTAGGATGGTTCCATGAACATAATCGGAAGCTTTTGAAGCAAGGAATACTGCTGGCCCCTTAAAATCTTCTGGAGTTCCCCAGCGTCCTGCAGGTATACGGTCCAAAATGGACTTGGAGCGTTCGGGATCGTCTCTCAGAGCCTCGGTATTATCTGTAGCGATATATCCTGGAGCAAACCCGTTTACGTTGACACCTTTGGAAGCCCACTCATTTGCAAAAGCCTTTACCATGGATCCTACGGCACCTTTTGAAGCGGCATATCCTGGAACATTGATACCACCTTGGAAAGTTAATAAAGATGCTGTAAATACGATTTTTCCAGTTCCACGTGAAATCATGTCCTTTCCAATCTCGCGCGTCAATATAAACTGTGCATTTTGATTGATTTCGATGATTTCATCCCAGTATTCATCAGGATGCTCAGCGGCAGGTTTTCGAAGGATGTTTCCTGCATTATTAAAAAGGATATCAATCGCAGGATGCGCTGATTTTACCTTTTCAATAAACGCGTAAAGCGCTGTCCGTTTGGCGAAATCACACTGATAGGCATAGAAATTTCTACCTAATGCTTTTACGGATTTTTCTACTGCGGAGCCTTCAATTTCCAATGACGCTGAAACGCCTATAATATCTGCTCCAGCTTCAGCCAATGCTTCGGCAATTGCCTTGCCAATTCCTCTTTTGCAGCCTGTTACCAAGGCTACTTTCCCACTTAAGTCAAAAGATTGCAGTATGGACATTATTTTGAATATTTTATTGTTAATGGTTGATCTAAATTGTTTTTGAATGTTTTTACATAAGACTGCCATTGCTCAAAATTCCCTATTTTGCCAGCTTTATTGAACGCAGCACCCGCAAAATAAACTAAGGGTTTATCATTTTTGACGGTGGTTGCTAGTAAAAATTGTTTTGGACTGTCTTTGAACACATACTTTACTTTTGGTAAAATAACGGCTGTTCCTGTAATTTTATCTCCTTCTGCAGGCTCCCAATAGGCTAAAATGCCATTCTTTACATCATTTAGAATTTGAGGTTTTTCCTCTTTTCTTTTAGCGATACCCACAACAATTGGCGTAGCGGCTGAGGTTGTGTTTTTGATGGAATAGCTTATCTTGTTCAATTGACTCCCAGCGTCTA
The Sphingobacterium multivorum genome window above contains:
- a CDS encoding CAP domain-containing protein; its protein translation is MNYLVLAFTLLFTQSIFAQRIVVDHHQATEAYELLNKIRTNPERYKKELKLFNLQKIKRTKLNWNKELAEVAVYRAKDMAKRSYFDHVSPEGYGPNYFIDEAGYKLNPAWLSKRNANNFESIAANRSSATAAIKALIIGKEAPGYHHRTHLLGMDQWNASLYDIGIGYVECKGAKPYESYLVVIIAKHDW
- a CDS encoding YicC/YloC family endoribonuclease: MIKSMTGYGTASADNGKVKYSVEIKSLNSKFLELNLRLPKVVSDKELTLRTESSKLIERGKVNMNVTVEYTDQTAKASSINADLLKKYYSQLQQIALELNDTNVNLFELALNMPEVITNNDDSVDDEESKVLMDAFYDAVKRFNIFREDEGNVLAGDLKKRAELILTYLGEVEALEVERIPLIRQRIEQFLNDTVGKDNVDQNRFEQELVYYIDKLDVTEEKVRLRAHCNYFLKAFDSADSNGKKLGFISQEMGREINTLGSKANHAGIQQIVVRMKEELEKIKEQLLNVL
- the gmk gene encoding guanylate kinase, with the protein product MSGKLIIFSAPSGAGKTTIVRDLLSKHGDKIEFSISASTRDPRGQEVNGKDYYFMSKEEFLHKVAKQEFIEFEEVYSGTFYGTLRSEIERIWKEGKHVIFDIDVVGGLRLKSKFPEQAISIFVQPPSLEVLKERLTGRGTDSEEKLKERFAKAELELTYANKFDVILNNFDLATACAEAEKIVMGFINK
- the nadD gene encoding nicotinate (nicotinamide) nucleotide adenylyltransferase codes for the protein MRKIGLFFGSFNPVHVGHLIIANYMANFTGLDEVWFVVSPQNPFKKKSTLADPYDRLEMLNLALEDCDHLKVSDIEFHLPIPSYTIDTLTHLSEKYPNREFVLLMGQDNLESLEKWKNADIILRDYNIYVYPRPGFDNEKFKDHPAITVTDTPLMELSSTFLRNAIKEKKNIQFFTPKKVIEFIDKKGLYS
- a CDS encoding SUMF1/EgtB/PvdO family nonheme iron enzyme; translation: MRKLLYLIGLIVLHLQCEAQAGNYIQIPAGDYHLGDTASLDNPKRTVHIESFWISRFELTNAEFEKFVQATGYRTLAERYHNAMVFEPGLAEFRWLQDSTAYWRFPNGVSRGGITAKMDHPVTCISYKDVLAYCTWANCRLPSFDEWEVAARAGSEGYYFEGFSKENMGDYANVWHGRDHLKADYSDGYLYTSPVGKFKSNPWGLYDIFGNVFEFCTGKLERDGNRSIAHARGGSWWCSKNSCAAFNAVYIGSVSPNASFSNLGFRIVKKAFTPENKDF
- a CDS encoding SDR family oxidoreductase, giving the protein MLQSFDLSGKVALVTGCKRGIGKAIAEALAEAGADIIGVSASLEIEGSAVEKSVKALGRNFYAYQCDFAKRTALYAFIEKVKSAHPAIDILFNNAGNILRKPAAEHPDEYWDEIIEINQNAQFILTREIGKDMISRGTGKIVFTASLLTFQGGINVPGYAASKGAVGSMVKAFANEWASKGVNVNGFAPGYIATDNTEALRDDPERSKSILDRIPAGRWGTPEDFKGPAVFLASKASDYVHGTILTVDGGWMGR